A region of the Paenibacillus sp. J23TS9 genome:
CTTCGTAAGCAGATACTCAGTTTTGCGGAGCAATGCTCCTTGATCGTACTCCACAGCAAAATCTGGCTTCGTAAGCAGATACTCAGTTTTTGCGGAGCAATGCTCCTTGATCGTATTCACAGCAAAATCTGACTTCGTAAGCAGATACTCAGTTTTTGCGGAGCAATGCTCCTTGATCGTACTCCACAGCAAAATCTGGCTTCGTAAGCAGAAGCATTTTAACCAAAATAGACGCCAGCCTGTAAAATGATATTTGCAAACGGTTTGGCTTCGCCTGTGCGAATCACGACTTTAGCCTTTTGGGTCCGCTGCTTGAACTCTTCATGAGGACAATGCTCAATAGCACACCCGTCGAATTTTTTCTCTATATAATGAAGTGCTTCCAGATTGTCTGTATTCATCTCATTCGCAATGACGACTTTCTCAATCTCCATATCAG
Encoded here:
- the rbsD gene encoding D-ribose pyranase; this translates as MKKQGILNSHISKVLADLGHTDTIVVADVGLPIPEGVAKIDLALTLGSPSFEETVNAIASDMEIEKVVIANEMNTDNLEALHYIEKKFDGCAIEHCPHEEFKQRTQKAKVVIRTGEAKPFANIILQAGVYFG